In one Gopherus evgoodei ecotype Sinaloan lineage chromosome 1, rGopEvg1_v1.p, whole genome shotgun sequence genomic region, the following are encoded:
- the TOB2 gene encoding protein Tob2, with the protein MHLEIKVALNFIISYLYNKLPRRRADLFGEELERLLKKKYEGHWYPEKPLKGSGYRCVHIGEMVDPVVELAAKRSGLAVEDVRANVPEELSVWIDPSEVSYQIGEKGSVKVLYLDDSEGCSAAELDKEIKSSFNPDAQVFVPIGSQDNSLSNSPSPSFGQSPSPTFIPRSAQPITFTTATFAATKFGSTKMKKGGGGGAGAQQQQQRMTRSPTNNLLKHKGLSLSMHSLNFIGGGGSQAPQSQLSPNAKEFVYNGGSSGASGLFFEGVANENQGGSIPPASQFSTSTSGGSGFDMAQVFSSSSNSLFLEKSPFVEGLSYNLNTMQYPSQSFQPVVLAN; encoded by the coding sequence ATGCATCTGGAGATCAAAGTTGCTCTGAACTTCATCATCTCGTACCTGTATAACAAGCTTCCCCGAAGGCGGGCAGACCTGTTTGGTGAAGAGCTAGAACGCCTGCTGAAGAAGAAATATGAGGGCCATTGGTACCCGGAAAAGCCTCTGAAGGGTTCTGGCTATCGCTGCGTCCACATCGGGGAAATGGTGGATCCGGTGGTGGAACTGGCGGCCAAACGGAGTGGGCTGGCCGTAGAGGATGTGCGGGCCAATGTACCTGAAGAACTGAGCGTCTGGATTGATCCTTCTGAGGTCTCCTACCAAATTGGCGAGAAAGGGTCTGTCAAGGTCCTGTATCTGGATGACAGCGAGGGCTGCAGTGCAGCTGAGCTGGATAAGGAGATCAAGAGCAGCTTCAACCCTGATGCCCAGGTGTTTGTCCCCATTGGTAGCCAGGACAACTCCTTGTCCAACTCACCATCACCATCCTTTGGCCAGTCACCCAGCCCCACCTTCATCCCCCGCTCTGCCCAGCCCATCACCTTTACCACTGCCACATTTGCTGCCACAAAGTTTGGCTCCACCAAAATGaagaagggtgggggtgggggagcaggagctcagcagcagcagcaaaggatgACCAGGTCGCCCACCAACAACCTGCTGAAGCACAAGGGCCTCTCCCTCTCTATGCATTCTCTGAACTTcatcgggggcggggggagtcaaGCTCCTCAGTCACAGCTCTCCCCCAATGCCAAGGAGTTTGTTTACAATGGCGGATCGTCTGGAGCCAGCGGTCTCTTCTTTGAGGGTGTCGCCAATGAGAATCAGGGCGGCAGCATCCCACCGGCCTCCCAGTTCAGCACTAGCACCAGCGGCGGCAGCGGCTTTGACATGgctcaggtcttcagcagcagcagcaacagcctcTTTCTGGAGAAGTCTCCCTTTGTGGAAGGACTCAGCTACAACTTGAACACCATGCAGTATCCCAGCCAGTCTTTCCAGCCTGTTGTCCTGGCCAACTGA